From Halobacterium sp. R2-5, the proteins below share one genomic window:
- a CDS encoding 1,4-dihydroxy-2-naphthoyl-CoA synthase has protein sequence MVSDIFDADRWEPVADCDFEDITYHRGTDVDAVRIAFDRPEVRNAFRPGTVDELHEALDHAKRQTDVGCVLLTGNGPSEKDGGWAFCSGGDQSVRGDSGYEYRGDDEAATEEDETVRKAKAGRLHILEVQRAIRFMPKPVIAVVPGWAVGGGHSLHVVCDMTLASGEHAKFLQTDPDVASFDAGFGSAYLAKQVGQKKAREVFFRGKTYSAEEAADMGMVNEVVAHDDLEDVALEWADEVSSKSPTAVRMLKYAFNMADDGLVDQQVFAGEATRLGYMTDEAKEGREAFMEGRDPDFSDYPWYY, from the coding sequence ATGGTCTCGGACATCTTCGACGCCGACCGCTGGGAGCCGGTCGCGGACTGCGACTTCGAGGACATCACCTACCACCGCGGGACGGACGTCGACGCGGTCCGCATCGCGTTCGACCGCCCCGAGGTGCGGAACGCGTTCCGCCCGGGCACCGTCGACGAGCTCCACGAGGCGCTCGACCACGCGAAGCGCCAGACGGACGTCGGCTGCGTGCTCCTCACGGGGAACGGCCCGAGCGAGAAGGACGGCGGCTGGGCGTTCTGCTCCGGCGGCGACCAGTCCGTGCGCGGCGATTCGGGCTACGAGTACCGCGGCGACGACGAGGCCGCCACCGAGGAGGACGAGACGGTGCGGAAGGCGAAGGCGGGCCGCCTCCACATCCTCGAAGTGCAGCGCGCGATTCGCTTCATGCCCAAGCCCGTCATCGCCGTGGTCCCGGGCTGGGCGGTCGGCGGCGGGCACTCGCTGCACGTCGTCTGCGACATGACGCTCGCGAGCGGCGAGCACGCGAAGTTCCTCCAGACCGACCCCGACGTCGCCTCCTTCGACGCGGGGTTCGGGTCGGCGTACCTCGCCAAGCAGGTCGGCCAGAAGAAGGCCCGAGAGGTCTTCTTCCGCGGGAAGACGTACTCCGCCGAGGAAGCCGCAGACATGGGGATGGTCAACGAGGTCGTCGCCCACGACGACCTGGAGGACGTCGCGCTGGAGTGGGCCGACGAGGTGTCGTCGAAGTCCCCGACTGCGGTCCGGATGCTGAAGTACGCGTTCAACATGGCCGACGACGGCCTCGTCGACCAGCAGGTGTTCGCGGGTGAGGCCACCCGCCTCGGCTACATGACCGACGAGGCGAAGGAGGGCCGGGAGGCGTTCATGGAGGGCCGCGACCCGGACTTCTCGGACTACCCCTGGTACTACTGA
- a CDS encoding histidine kinase N-terminal 7TM domain-containing protein, translating into MTLPSGSVFAVYVAAFGAAVLGCAIAFRRALRVADADTRRGLAGVVAGSGGWALFELGFLVAPSRLLKYVAYDLSLVVGLSTVGAWLYFCSAYTGRSFHRNPTYRRAAVGAYVGIVAVKLTNHVHGLYFTTTAVQSPFPHLAVQHGTIHWVVAGLSYALVAVGFFMLFELFLEADYDTRPLGALVALTALPVLFDIVGFASPLLVDVNYEPLGVAAFAIGVLYVHEEAFLAVQLTDGVDDAVVYLDDADRIRGYNGRARELFDALDGAKGGRFADVLPEVEAALGDEHSVVERAVDGETRYFLATATSFSLGQSDIGRMVVFSDVTDTERKRRELERQNEQLEGFAAAIRHELLNTLQIVDGRVTVAGNALDSGNVETARDSLRTASETADRMAEVVDDLSVLARHGKTLDGAERVDFGVVVDGAWTDADVDDLTLSVDGEGTVVANPARLRELLASAFEFAAHNGASEVTVERGDEWFAVAGDGRPPGDADSEQYFEYGSAVPDAEAGILLPNVRMLAAVHGWSAGLDEEYENGVRVVVSGTDSVVAPAESPA; encoded by the coding sequence ATGACGCTACCTAGTGGGTCGGTTTTCGCGGTGTACGTCGCCGCGTTCGGCGCCGCGGTGCTCGGCTGCGCTATCGCGTTCCGGCGCGCGCTCCGGGTCGCGGACGCGGACACGCGGCGCGGGCTCGCGGGCGTAGTGGCGGGTAGCGGCGGGTGGGCGCTGTTCGAGCTCGGCTTCCTCGTCGCGCCGTCGCGGCTCCTGAAGTACGTCGCGTACGACCTCAGCCTCGTCGTCGGGCTGTCGACGGTGGGCGCGTGGCTGTACTTCTGCTCGGCGTACACGGGGCGGTCGTTCCACCGCAACCCCACGTACCGCCGGGCGGCCGTCGGCGCGTACGTCGGCATCGTCGCGGTGAAGCTCACGAACCACGTCCACGGGCTCTACTTCACGACGACGGCCGTCCAGTCGCCGTTCCCGCACCTCGCGGTCCAGCACGGCACCATCCACTGGGTCGTCGCGGGGCTGTCGTACGCGCTCGTGGCGGTCGGCTTCTTCATGCTGTTCGAGCTGTTCCTCGAAGCGGACTACGACACGCGCCCGCTCGGCGCGCTCGTCGCGCTGACCGCGCTCCCCGTGCTCTTCGACATCGTCGGGTTCGCGTCGCCGCTGCTCGTCGACGTCAACTACGAGCCGCTCGGCGTCGCGGCGTTCGCCATCGGCGTCCTGTACGTCCACGAGGAGGCGTTCCTCGCCGTCCAGCTCACCGACGGCGTCGACGACGCGGTCGTCTATCTGGACGACGCCGACAGAATCCGGGGGTACAACGGCCGCGCCCGCGAGCTGTTCGACGCCCTCGACGGCGCGAAGGGCGGCCGGTTCGCGGACGTCCTCCCCGAAGTCGAGGCGGCGCTGGGCGACGAGCACTCGGTCGTCGAGCGCGCGGTGGACGGCGAGACGCGGTACTTCCTCGCGACGGCCACGTCGTTCTCGCTCGGGCAGTCGGACATCGGCCGGATGGTCGTGTTCAGCGACGTCACCGACACCGAGCGCAAGCGCCGCGAGCTCGAACGCCAGAACGAGCAGCTGGAGGGGTTCGCGGCCGCCATCCGCCACGAGCTGCTGAACACGCTCCAGATCGTCGACGGCCGCGTCACGGTCGCGGGCAACGCGCTCGACAGCGGGAACGTGGAGACGGCCCGCGACTCGCTGCGGACGGCCTCGGAGACCGCCGACCGGATGGCCGAGGTCGTCGACGACCTCTCCGTGCTCGCGCGCCACGGGAAGACGCTCGACGGCGCCGAGCGCGTTGATTTCGGTGTCGTCGTCGACGGCGCGTGGACGGACGCCGACGTGGACGACCTGACGCTGTCCGTCGACGGCGAGGGGACCGTCGTCGCGAACCCGGCTCGGCTCCGCGAACTGCTGGCGAGCGCGTTCGAGTTCGCGGCGCACAACGGCGCCAGCGAGGTCACCGTCGAGCGCGGCGACGAGTGGTTCGCGGTCGCCGGCGACGGCCGGCCGCCCGGAGACGCGGACTCGGAGCAGTACTTCGAGTACGGGAGCGCCGTCCCGGACGCCGAGGCCGGCATTCTGCTGCCGAACGTGCGGATGCTCGCGGCCGTCCACGGCTGGTCGGCGGGTCTCGACGAAGAGTACGAGAACGGCGTGCGCGTCGTCGTCTCCGGGACCGACAGCGTCGTCGCGCCCGCAGAGTCGCCCGCGTAG
- a CDS encoding cell surface protein has translation MPQIEVNIPDQIEMQIAQLVEQGEFVSQEEAVEQLLSSGIRAYKTSGPSDEEDGAGLESEGGMMGHEDEYVF, from the coding sequence ATGCCCCAGATAGAAGTCAACATCCCGGACCAGATCGAGATGCAGATCGCACAGCTCGTCGAACAGGGGGAGTTCGTCAGCCAGGAGGAGGCCGTCGAGCAGCTGCTGTCCTCGGGCATCCGCGCGTACAAGACCAGCGGCCCGAGCGACGAGGAGGACGGCGCGGGCCTGGAGAGCGAGGGCGGCATGATGGGCCACGAAGACGAGTACGTCTTCTGA
- the menD gene encoding 2-succinyl-5-enolpyruvyl-6-hydroxy-3-cyclohexene-1-carboxylic-acid synthase → MTAPNRNALWARAIVEELVRAGVDAVCVCPGSRSTPLTVALAEHDDVRVFSHLDERSAAFFALGRGKRTGEPTPVVSTSGTATANFHPAVMEANQARDPLLVLTADRPPELRDSGANQTVDQTKLYGDAVRHFRELPEPEADDRKLRSLRTSVCRAIGETTGANPGPVHLNVPFAKPLEPVEVPGDVPENFADGFPLAAEGRDGPYVSVHQNPTAPDAATLDALAGAVESADRGLVVAGPDDAHGLTADAAAELADATGFPVFADPLSDVRFGEHVPDTSVVGGYDGFLAADVPAPDVVVRFGASPTSKPLRNYLRDSGARQFLVDPAGGWREATFAASDLVVADPTETAYALAERVNRSAGDWADRVSSLEADYWDAVDRVERDALLEGDVVAAAAHDAPDSATIMVSNSMPVRDLDRFARPREAELTVLGNRGASGIDGITSTGLGAGSATDDPLVVLTGDLAYYHDSNGLLALDRCEVDATVVVVNNDGGGIFHMLPIEEFEPPFTEQFVTPHGLDFEPLGDVYGFEFARVDTLDDFRNAYRESVGSGGTQVVEVATDGEASHRERERLEAAVADDLND, encoded by the coding sequence ATGACCGCGCCGAACCGGAACGCGCTGTGGGCGCGCGCTATCGTCGAGGAGCTCGTCCGCGCGGGCGTCGACGCCGTCTGCGTCTGCCCGGGGAGCCGCTCGACGCCGCTGACCGTCGCGCTCGCCGAACACGACGACGTACGGGTGTTCTCGCACCTCGACGAGCGCTCGGCGGCGTTCTTCGCGCTCGGCCGCGGGAAGCGCACTGGCGAGCCGACGCCCGTGGTCTCGACGTCCGGCACCGCGACGGCGAACTTCCACCCCGCAGTGATGGAGGCCAACCAGGCGCGGGACCCGCTGCTCGTCCTCACGGCGGACCGCCCGCCGGAGCTCCGTGACTCGGGCGCGAACCAGACCGTCGACCAGACGAAGCTCTACGGCGACGCCGTCCGTCACTTCCGAGAGCTTCCCGAACCCGAGGCCGACGACCGGAAGCTCCGGTCGCTTCGGACGTCGGTCTGCCGCGCAATCGGCGAGACGACGGGCGCGAACCCGGGACCCGTCCACCTCAACGTCCCGTTCGCGAAGCCCCTCGAACCCGTCGAGGTGCCGGGCGACGTGCCCGAGAACTTCGCGGACGGCTTCCCGCTCGCTGCGGAGGGCCGCGACGGTCCCTACGTCTCCGTCCACCAGAACCCCACAGCCCCCGACGCCGCGACGCTCGACGCGCTCGCGGGCGCCGTGGAGTCGGCTGACCGCGGCCTCGTCGTGGCCGGCCCGGACGACGCCCACGGGCTGACCGCGGACGCGGCCGCAGAACTGGCCGACGCGACCGGCTTCCCGGTATTCGCGGACCCGCTCTCGGACGTTCGGTTCGGTGAGCACGTCCCCGACACCTCGGTGGTCGGCGGCTACGACGGCTTCCTCGCTGCCGACGTGCCGGCGCCGGACGTCGTCGTGCGCTTCGGCGCGTCGCCGACGTCGAAGCCGCTGCGGAACTACCTCCGTGACAGCGGCGCCCGCCAGTTCCTCGTCGACCCCGCAGGCGGGTGGCGAGAGGCGACGTTCGCGGCGTCGGACCTCGTCGTGGCCGACCCGACCGAGACCGCTTACGCACTCGCCGAGCGCGTGAACCGCTCCGCGGGCGACTGGGCAGACCGAGTCAGCTCTCTCGAAGCCGACTACTGGGACGCCGTCGACCGCGTCGAACGCGACGCGCTGCTGGAGGGCGACGTGGTCGCCGCGGCGGCCCACGACGCGCCGGACTCCGCCACGATCATGGTCTCGAACAGCATGCCGGTCCGGGACCTCGACAGGTTCGCGCGGCCGCGGGAGGCGGAGCTGACCGTGCTCGGAAACCGCGGCGCGTCCGGCATCGACGGCATCACGTCGACGGGATTGGGCGCGGGCAGCGCCACGGACGACCCGCTCGTGGTGCTCACGGGCGACCTCGCGTACTACCACGACTCGAACGGCCTGCTCGCGCTCGACCGCTGCGAGGTGGACGCCACCGTCGTCGTCGTGAACAACGACGGCGGCGGCATCTTCCACATGCTCCCCATCGAGGAGTTCGAGCCGCCGTTCACCGAGCAGTTCGTGACGCCACACGGCCTCGACTTCGAGCCGCTCGGGGACGTCTACGGCTTCGAATTCGCGCGTGTGGACACGCTCGACGACTTCCGGAACGCCTACCGGGAGTCCGTCGGCAGCGGCGGCACGCAGGTCGTCGAAGTCGCGACGGACGGCGAGGCCAGCCACCGGGAGCGCGAGCGCCTGGAAGCCGCCGTCGCCGACGACCTAAACGACTAA
- a CDS encoding HAMP domain-containing sensor histidine kinase codes for MTALSLRSRRSVPDLLRALSGALVLVVVCEVAVRIWAGSLTNTTATVFAGEFVVGVLTTVPFVAGVAYAGGWLERSAVEESRYERVWRWTIAGTAAFFLLNVALMAVLPVASALLAVGWLRWAVAVGAGVGVVVGVTEARAIQQATAAERSAVRAEHLEVQRDLLDYLNSLLRHEVLNASNVISGYAELLRDEHDPGTPGYEYSETIHRKSEEVTRVVQDVRVLLHATEERTDFERVDAAEVVREEAAKLSDLDRGVVVETDLPDAAYVHADALLPRVFGNVLANAVEHNDSDTPHVEIRGRVDDDSVTVEVADDGPGVPDDEVATLFERPSRRAADHGLGLYLVKRLLDHYCGDIELVETGPDGSTFRIVLPREPPVETTGSPFVDPTGDQRTDSAVAGDGR; via the coding sequence ATGACAGCGCTGTCGCTGCGCTCGCGCCGCTCGGTTCCCGACCTGCTGCGCGCGCTGAGCGGTGCGCTAGTGCTGGTCGTCGTCTGCGAGGTCGCCGTGCGGATCTGGGCCGGCAGCCTGACGAACACGACTGCGACGGTTTTCGCGGGCGAGTTCGTCGTTGGCGTGCTGACGACCGTGCCGTTCGTCGCCGGTGTCGCGTACGCCGGCGGCTGGCTCGAACGCAGCGCCGTCGAGGAGAGCCGCTACGAGCGCGTGTGGCGGTGGACCATCGCCGGCACCGCCGCGTTCTTCCTCCTGAACGTCGCGCTGATGGCGGTCCTGCCGGTCGCGTCGGCGCTGCTGGCCGTCGGGTGGCTGCGGTGGGCGGTCGCCGTGGGAGCGGGCGTCGGCGTCGTCGTCGGCGTGACCGAGGCGCGCGCCATCCAGCAGGCGACGGCGGCCGAGCGAAGCGCCGTCCGCGCCGAACACCTCGAAGTCCAGCGGGACTTGCTGGACTACCTCAACAGCCTGCTGCGCCACGAGGTGCTGAACGCGTCGAACGTCATCTCCGGCTACGCGGAACTGCTGCGCGACGAACACGACCCGGGCACGCCCGGGTACGAGTACAGCGAGACGATACACCGCAAGAGCGAGGAAGTGACCCGGGTCGTCCAGGACGTCCGCGTGCTGTTGCACGCGACCGAGGAGCGCACGGACTTCGAGCGCGTGGACGCCGCCGAGGTCGTCCGCGAGGAAGCCGCGAAGCTCTCGGACCTCGATCGCGGTGTCGTCGTCGAGACGGACCTCCCGGACGCCGCGTACGTCCACGCGGACGCCCTGCTCCCGCGCGTGTTCGGGAACGTGCTCGCGAACGCGGTCGAACACAACGACAGCGACACGCCGCACGTCGAGATTCGTGGGCGAGTGGACGACGACTCGGTCACCGTCGAGGTAGCCGACGACGGCCCGGGCGTCCCCGACGACGAGGTGGCGACGCTGTTCGAGCGGCCGTCACGCCGCGCCGCGGACCACGGCCTCGGCCTCTACCTCGTCAAACGGCTCCTCGACCACTACTGCGGTGACATCGAGCTCGTGGAGACGGGGCCGGACGGCTCGACGTTCCGCATCGTGCTCCCCCGGGAGCCCCCAGTCGAGACTACGGGCTCGCCGTTCGTCGACCCGACCGGCGACCAGCGCACCGATTCCGCGGTGGCGGGCGACGGGCGATGA
- a CDS encoding sulfite oxidase-like oxidoreductase gives MSVEDVTDLYEEFGDDRLPPGQRETSKFPVLSKGGTPKWDREDWTFTVTGAVDEELSLSYEEFRGLDSVTQRQDFHCVTGWSKFDCEFTGVTFPHLAELAGVHGDVTTVMFHALDGYTTNLPLEDCMRDEVLFTWAFDGDDLPAEHGGPLRVVTPHKYAYKGAKWVDGVEFLTEPERGYWEKRGYSNTADPWAEDRYS, from the coding sequence ATGAGTGTCGAGGACGTCACGGACCTCTACGAGGAGTTCGGCGACGACCGGCTGCCGCCCGGCCAGCGCGAGACCTCGAAGTTCCCCGTGCTGTCGAAGGGCGGCACGCCGAAGTGGGACCGCGAGGACTGGACGTTCACGGTCACGGGCGCCGTCGACGAGGAGCTCTCGCTCTCCTACGAGGAGTTCCGCGGCCTCGACAGCGTCACGCAGCGCCAGGACTTCCACTGCGTCACCGGCTGGTCGAAGTTCGACTGCGAGTTCACTGGCGTCACGTTCCCCCACCTCGCGGAGCTCGCGGGCGTCCACGGCGACGTGACGACGGTGATGTTCCACGCGCTCGACGGGTACACGACCAACCTCCCCCTGGAGGACTGCATGCGCGACGAGGTCCTGTTCACGTGGGCGTTCGACGGCGATGACCTGCCGGCCGAGCACGGCGGCCCGCTGCGCGTCGTCACGCCCCACAAGTACGCGTACAAGGGCGCGAAGTGGGTCGACGGCGTGGAGTTCCTCACGGAGCCGGAGCGCGGCTACTGGGAGAAGCGCGGCTACTCGAACACCGCCGACCCGTGGGCCGAGGACCGGTACAGCTAG
- a CDS encoding UPF0058 family protein, with translation MHKDELLDLHEQMVQIKDQFLQFDNVDDDAFAAYEELEVEPSHVHKSKSEHKHAVFLLGNALAAAMSEDEFSNAGRLSKRMQELADDASSKL, from the coding sequence ATGCACAAGGACGAGCTCCTCGACCTCCACGAACAGATGGTCCAGATCAAAGACCAGTTCCTCCAGTTCGACAACGTCGACGACGACGCCTTCGCGGCGTACGAGGAACTCGAGGTCGAGCCCTCTCACGTCCACAAGTCCAAGAGCGAGCACAAGCACGCCGTCTTCCTGCTCGGGAACGCGCTCGCGGCCGCGATGAGCGAGGACGAGTTCTCGAACGCCGGCCGGCTCAGCAAGCGGATGCAGGAGCTCGCGGACGACGCTTCGAGCAAGCTGTAA
- a CDS encoding BCCT family transporter translates to MTGRFWYLLGLDDATWPERALFGVTMAAMVALAAFGFARPSALTSILNGAFDWVLTYFGWWFILLGFVLLLLVLGVTFSRYGRLRIGGPDAEPEFDTFSWLSMVFTVGFGASILIWGVGEPISIVQNPPPKPYPVEGASIESLALAFMFVHEAFPGLAMWYLPVALAFGIIVYTQGVGQYKVSSMLSGIVDPDSYPGFHWTVDLAAIVASIGGIATTLGFSSQTMAAILGGVFGLEARALTYGIFALIGAVFLTDVWLGLRKGIRNAARATMVFIVAAMALLVAVGPTLFMFELGLDATGVWLGNLTRLMLYTDPMSAGNWAANWTGFWWAWWAAWSIFVGSFVARVSKGRTIREMFVVLVVAPAFLSWIQHLIIGGWVLSPSYVGPVSEAWAADGIPAAIATALNITPYGTLLAVLFVLVIAGYIITSLDSAVFMISAITLGDENPNARNRAWWGALLAGFGMMSLELQSFQAIEALSPILALPFTLFLVAVVYASYVAARDYARGHDRVDVDPESLLSEQDRDSDIQPADDD, encoded by the coding sequence ATGACTGGACGCTTCTGGTACCTCCTCGGTCTGGACGACGCGACGTGGCCCGAGCGCGCGCTGTTCGGCGTGACGATGGCCGCGATGGTGGCGCTGGCCGCGTTCGGGTTCGCACGCCCGAGCGCGCTCACGTCGATACTGAACGGCGCCTTCGACTGGGTGCTCACGTACTTCGGCTGGTGGTTCATCCTCCTCGGGTTCGTGTTGCTGTTGCTCGTGCTCGGCGTGACGTTCTCCCGGTACGGCCGCCTCCGCATCGGCGGCCCGGACGCCGAGCCCGAGTTCGACACGTTCTCGTGGCTCTCGATGGTGTTCACCGTCGGGTTCGGCGCCTCCATCCTCATCTGGGGGGTCGGCGAACCCATCTCCATCGTCCAGAACCCGCCGCCTAAGCCCTACCCCGTCGAGGGCGCGTCCATCGAGTCGCTCGCCCTCGCGTTCATGTTCGTCCACGAGGCGTTCCCCGGGCTGGCGATGTGGTACCTGCCCGTCGCGCTCGCGTTCGGCATCATCGTCTACACGCAGGGCGTCGGCCAGTACAAGGTCTCCTCGATGCTGTCGGGCATCGTCGACCCCGACTCCTACCCGGGCTTCCACTGGACCGTCGACCTCGCCGCTATCGTCGCGAGCATCGGCGGCATCGCCACCACGCTCGGGTTCAGTTCGCAGACGATGGCCGCCATCCTCGGCGGCGTCTTCGGGCTCGAAGCCCGCGCGCTCACGTACGGCATCTTCGCGCTCATCGGCGCCGTCTTCCTCACGGACGTCTGGCTCGGCCTCCGGAAGGGCATCCGGAACGCCGCCCGCGCGACGATGGTGTTCATCGTCGCCGCGATGGCGCTGCTGGTCGCCGTCGGGCCGACCCTGTTCATGTTCGAGCTCGGTCTCGACGCCACGGGCGTCTGGCTCGGCAACCTCACACGGCTGATGCTGTACACGGACCCGATGTCCGCGGGCAACTGGGCCGCCAACTGGACCGGGTTCTGGTGGGCGTGGTGGGCCGCGTGGAGCATCTTCGTCGGGAGCTTCGTCGCCCGCGTCTCGAAGGGCCGGACCATCCGCGAGATGTTCGTCGTGCTCGTCGTCGCGCCCGCGTTCCTCTCCTGGATTCAACACCTCATCATCGGGGGCTGGGTGCTCTCCCCCAGCTACGTCGGCCCGGTCAGCGAGGCGTGGGCCGCCGACGGCATCCCCGCCGCCATCGCGACCGCGCTGAACATCACGCCGTACGGCACGCTGCTGGCGGTGCTGTTCGTGCTCGTCATCGCTGGCTACATCATCACGTCCCTGGACTCGGCGGTGTTCATGATCTCCGCCATCACGCTGGGCGACGAGAACCCCAACGCCCGCAACCGCGCGTGGTGGGGCGCGCTGCTCGCCGGCTTCGGGATGATGTCTCTCGAACTGCAGAGCTTCCAGGCCATCGAGGCGCTGTCCCCGATACTCGCGCTCCCGTTCACGCTGTTCCTCGTGGCGGTCGTCTACGCGAGCTACGTCGCCGCCCGCGACTACGCCCGCGGCCACGACCGCGTCGACGTCGACCCCGAGTCGCTGCTCTCCGAGCAGGACCGCGACAGCGACATCCAGCCCGCCGACGACGACTGA
- a CDS encoding isochorismate synthase, whose amino-acid sequence MSSLSGEAAARGAAVSRSCRVADVSYRAFLAARDAPRIHWADPDGLELSGCGAAATVTAAGSDRFGDVREWATALFDDRDHDGPAVARPRLLGGFAFHDDHTAEGTWAGFPAAQFVLPEVQLASAGEETWLTVTRAGEAVDPEAVDAALDDAREQVESLPAMRPSGPRPGVEATTPTSDEASWREQVEHAVERIEAGDLRKVVLATALRADLDGDLDPRDLLERLRQSYPSCFRFLVEPIGDAAFLGATPERLVTLQDGSVETVGLAGSVGRGDTPEADADLAAELRNSEKLRHEQRLVTDTVADSVAAFGDVSVGERSVRKLSNIQHLSTPIEADVGADTHVLDVAEALHPTPAVGGLPPEAALDVIRETETFDRGWYAAPVGWFDADGDGTFAVALRSAVARDRSVTMFAGNGIVADSDPGEEYEEVQLKYQPILDELRR is encoded by the coding sequence ATGAGTTCTCTGTCCGGCGAAGCGGCCGCCCGCGGGGCGGCCGTGAGCAGGAGCTGCCGGGTGGCAGACGTCTCCTATCGGGCGTTCCTCGCGGCCCGGGACGCGCCCCGCATCCACTGGGCGGACCCGGACGGCCTGGAGCTGTCCGGCTGTGGCGCCGCCGCGACGGTGACGGCGGCCGGCAGCGACCGCTTCGGCGACGTGCGCGAGTGGGCGACGGCGCTGTTCGACGACCGCGACCACGACGGCCCCGCGGTCGCCCGCCCCCGACTGCTCGGCGGGTTCGCGTTCCACGACGACCACACGGCCGAGGGCACGTGGGCGGGGTTCCCGGCCGCGCAGTTCGTGCTCCCGGAAGTCCAGCTGGCGAGCGCGGGCGAGGAGACGTGGCTGACGGTGACGCGAGCGGGCGAGGCCGTCGACCCCGAAGCCGTCGACGCCGCCCTCGACGACGCCCGCGAGCAAGTGGAGTCGTTACCAGCGATGCGGCCCAGCGGTCCGCGTCCGGGCGTCGAGGCGACCACGCCGACCAGCGACGAAGCGTCGTGGCGCGAGCAGGTCGAGCACGCCGTCGAGCGCATCGAGGCCGGCGACCTGCGGAAAGTCGTACTGGCGACCGCGCTGCGCGCGGACCTCGACGGCGACCTCGACCCCCGCGACCTGCTGGAGCGGCTGCGCCAGTCGTACCCGTCGTGTTTCCGCTTCCTCGTGGAGCCGATCGGCGACGCCGCGTTCCTCGGCGCGACGCCCGAGCGCCTCGTGACGCTCCAGGACGGGAGCGTGGAGACGGTCGGACTCGCGGGCTCGGTCGGCCGCGGTGACACGCCCGAGGCGGACGCCGACCTCGCCGCGGAGCTCCGGAACAGCGAGAAGCTCCGCCACGAGCAGCGCCTCGTCACGGACACCGTCGCCGACAGCGTCGCCGCGTTCGGCGACGTTTCCGTGGGCGAGCGCAGCGTCCGCAAGCTCTCGAACATCCAGCACCTGAGCACGCCCATCGAGGCCGACGTCGGCGCCGACACGCACGTGCTCGACGTCGCCGAGGCGCTCCACCCGACGCCGGCCGTCGGCGGACTGCCGCCGGAGGCCGCCCTGGACGTGATTCGGGAGACGGAGACGTTCGACCGCGGCTGGTACGCCGCGCCCGTCGGCTGGTTCGACGCCGACGGCGACGGCACGTTCGCGGTCGCGCTGCGCTCGGCGGTCGCCCGCGACCGCTCGGTGACGATGTTCGCGGGCAACGGCATCGTCGCGGACAGCGACCCCGGCGAGGAGTACGAGGAGGTCCAGCTCAAGTACCAGCCGATTCTCGACGAGCTCCGCCGATGA